In a single window of the Jaculus jaculus isolate mJacJac1 chromosome 9, mJacJac1.mat.Y.cur, whole genome shotgun sequence genome:
- the Bclaf1 gene encoding bcl-2-associated transcription factor 1 isoform X1 has product MGRSNSRSHSSRSKSRSQSSSRSRSRSHSRKKRYSSRSRSRTYSRSRSRDRIYSRDYRRDYRNNRGMRRPYGYRGRGRGYYQGGGGRYHRGGYRPVWNRRHSRSPRRGRSRSRSPKRRSVSSQRSRSRSRRSYRSSRSPRSSSSRSSSPYSKSPVSKRRGSQEKQTKKAEGEPQEESPLKTKSQEEPKDTFEHDPSESIDEFTKSATSGDIWPGLSAYDNSPRSPHSPSPIATPPSQSSSCSDAPMLSTAHSAKNTPSQHSHSIQHSPERSGSGSVGNGSSRYSPSQNSPIHHIPSRRSPAKTITPQNAPRDESRGRSSFYPDGGDQETAKTGKFLKRFTDEESRVFLLDRGNTRDKEAPKEKGSEKGRVEGEWEDQEVLDYFSDKDSGKQKFNDSEGEDTEETEDYRQFRKSVLADQGKNFATASHRNTEEEGPKYKSKVSLKGNRESDGFREEKNYKLKETGYVVERPSTAKDKHKEEDKSSERITVKKETQSPEQVKSEKLKDLFDYSPPLHKNLDTREKSTFREESPLRIKMIASDSHRPEVKLKMAPVPLDDSNRPASLTKDRLLASTLVHSVKKEQEFRSIFDHIKLPQASKSTSESFIQHIVSLVHHVKEQYFKSAAVTLNERFTSYQKATEEHSARQKSPEIHRRIDISPSALRKHTRLSGEERVFKEENQKGDKKLRCDSADLRHDIDRRRKERSKERGDSKGSRESSGSRKQEKTPKDYKEYKSYKDDSKHKSREQDHSRSSSSSASPSSPSSREEKESKKEREEEFKTHHELKEYSGFAGVSRPRGTFFRIRGRGRARGVFAGTNTGPNNSNTTFQKRPKEEEWDPEYTPKSKKYFLHDDRDDGVDYWAKRGRGRGTFQRGRGRFNFKKSGSSPKWTHDKYQGDGIVEDEEETMENNEEKKDRRKEEKE; this is encoded by the exons ATGGGTCGCTCCAATTCTCGATCCCATTCTTCAAGATCAAAGTCTAGATCACAATCTAGTTCTAGATCAAGATCAAGATCACATTCTAGGAAGAAGAGATACAG ttcTAGGTCTCGTTCCAGAACGTATTCCAGATCTCGTAGTAGAGATCGTATTTATTCTAGAGATTATCGTCGTGATTACAGAAACAATAGAGGAATGAGACGACCTTATGGGTATAGAGGAAGGGGTAGAGGGTATTATCAAGGAGGAGGAGGTAGATATCACCGTGGTGGCTATAGACCTGTCTGGAATAGAAGGCATTCTAGGAGCCCTAGAAGAGGTAGATCACGTTCCAGGAGTCCAAAAAGAAGATCTGTTTCTTCTCAAAGATCCCGGAGCAGATCTCGCCGGTCATACAGATCTTCTAGGTCTCCAAGATCATCATCATCTCGTTCTTCATCACCATATAGTAAATCTCCTGTATCTAAAAGACGAGGGTCTcaggaaaaacaaaccaaaaaagctgAAGGGGAACCCCAAGAAGAGAGTCCTTTGAAAACTAAATCACAGGAGGAACCAAAAGATACGTTTGAACATGATCCATCTGAATCTATTGATGAGTTTACTAAGTCAGCCACATCTGGTGATATTTGGCCTGGCCTTTCAGCTTACGATAATAGTCCCAGATCACCGCATAGTCCTTCCCCTATTGCTACACCACCTAGTCAGAGTTCATCTTGCTCAGATGCCCCCATGCTTAGTACAGCCCACTCTGCCAAAAATACcccttcccagcactcacattccATTCAGCATAGCCCGGAAAGGTCTGGGTCAGGTTCTGTTGGAAATGGGTCTAGTCGATACAGTCCTTCTCAGAATAGTCCAATTCATCACATCCCTTCACGAAGAAGCCCTGCAAAGACAATCACCCCACAAAATGCCCCAAGAGATGAGTCTAGGGGACGATCCTCATTTTACCCTGATGGAGGAGATCAGGAAACAGCAAAGActggaaagtttttaaaaag GTTCACAGATGAAGAGTCTAGAGTATTCCTGCTTGATAGGGGTAATACAAGGGATAAAGAGGCTCCAAAGGAGAAAGGATCAGAGAAAGGGAgggtagagggagaatgggaagaTCAGGAAGTTCTAGATTACTTCAGTGATAAAGATTCTGGAAAACAAAAGTTTAACGATTCTGAAGGGGAGGATACAGAGGAGACGGAGGATTATAGACAGTTTAGAAAGTCAGTCCTCGCAGATCAGGGTAAAAATTTTGCTACTGCGTCTCATCGGAATACTGAGGAGGAAGGACCCAAGTACAAGTCCAAAGTTTCACTGAAAGGCAATAGAGAAAGTGATGgatttagagaagaaaaaaattacaaactgaAAGAGACTGGATATGTAGTGGAAAGGCCTAGCACTGCAAAAGATAAGCACAAGGAAGAAGACAAAAGTTCTGAAAGAATAACAGTAAAGAAAGAAACTCAATCACCTGAGCAGGTAAAGTCTGAAAAGCTCAAAGACCTCTTTGATTACAGTCCCCCTCTCCATAAGAATCTGGATACACGAGAAAAGTCTACCTTCAGGGAGGAAAGTCCACTTAGGATCAAAATGATAGCCAGTGATTCTCATCGTCCTGAAGTTAAACTCAAAATGGCACCTGTTCCTCTGGATGATTCTAACAG ACCTGCTTCCTTAACTAAAGACAGGCTACTTGCTAGTACGCTTGTCCATTCTGTCAAGAAAGAGCAAGAATTCCGGTCCATCTTTGACCACATTAAGTTGCCTCAGGCCAGCAAAAGCACTTCAGAGTCATTTATACAACACATTGTGTCCTTGGTTCATCATGTTAAAG AGCAATACTTCAAATCAGCTGCAGTGACCCTAAATGAGCGGTTCACTTCCTATCAGAAAGCCACTGAAGAGCATAGTGCCCGGCAGAAGAGCCCAGAGATACACAG GAGAATTGACATCTCTCCAAGTGCTCTGAGGAAGCATACCCGCTTATCAGGGGAAGAGAGagtttttaaggaagaaaatcaaaag GGAGATAAAAAATTAAGGTGTGATTCTGCTGATCTTCGGCATGACATTGATCGCCGtcgaaaagaaagaagtaaagaacGGGGGGATTCCAAGGGCTCCAGGGAATCCAGTGGctcaagaaagcaagaaaaaactCCAAAAGATTACAAGGAATACAAATCTTACAAAGATGACAG CAAACATAAAAGTAGAGAACAAGATCATTCTCGatcatcatcatcttcagcaTCACCTTCTTCTCCCAGTTCTCGAGAAGAAAAGGAGAGTAAGAAGGAACGAGAAGAAGAGTTTAAAACTCACCATGAACTGAAAGAATACTCGGGATTTGCAGGAGTTAGCAGACCACGAGGAACTTTT TTTCGAAttagaggcagaggaagagccagaggagtttttgctgggacaaatactGGTCCAAACAACTCAAATACTACTTTTCAAAAGAGACCGAAGGAAGAGGAATGGGATCCAGAATATACCCCAAAGAGCAAGAAGTACTTCTTG
- the Bclaf1 gene encoding bcl-2-associated transcription factor 1 isoform X2, producing the protein MGRSNSRSHSSRSKSRSQSSSRSRSRSHSRKKRYRSRSRTYSRSRSRDRIYSRDYRRDYRNNRGMRRPYGYRGRGRGYYQGGGGRYHRGGYRPVWNRRHSRSPRRGRSRSRSPKRRSVSSQRSRSRSRRSYRSSRSPRSSSSRSSSPYSKSPVSKRRGSQEKQTKKAEGEPQEESPLKTKSQEEPKDTFEHDPSESIDEFTKSATSGDIWPGLSAYDNSPRSPHSPSPIATPPSQSSSCSDAPMLSTAHSAKNTPSQHSHSIQHSPERSGSGSVGNGSSRYSPSQNSPIHHIPSRRSPAKTITPQNAPRDESRGRSSFYPDGGDQETAKTGKFLKRFTDEESRVFLLDRGNTRDKEAPKEKGSEKGRVEGEWEDQEVLDYFSDKDSGKQKFNDSEGEDTEETEDYRQFRKSVLADQGKNFATASHRNTEEEGPKYKSKVSLKGNRESDGFREEKNYKLKETGYVVERPSTAKDKHKEEDKSSERITVKKETQSPEQVKSEKLKDLFDYSPPLHKNLDTREKSTFREESPLRIKMIASDSHRPEVKLKMAPVPLDDSNRPASLTKDRLLASTLVHSVKKEQEFRSIFDHIKLPQASKSTSESFIQHIVSLVHHVKEQYFKSAAVTLNERFTSYQKATEEHSARQKSPEIHRRIDISPSALRKHTRLSGEERVFKEENQKGDKKLRCDSADLRHDIDRRRKERSKERGDSKGSRESSGSRKQEKTPKDYKEYKSYKDDSKHKSREQDHSRSSSSSASPSSPSSREEKESKKEREEEFKTHHELKEYSGFAGVSRPRGTFFRIRGRGRARGVFAGTNTGPNNSNTTFQKRPKEEEWDPEYTPKSKKYFLHDDRDDGVDYWAKRGRGRGTFQRGRGRFNFKKSGSSPKWTHDKYQGDGIVEDEEETMENNEEKKDRRKEEKE; encoded by the exons ATGGGTCGCTCCAATTCTCGATCCCATTCTTCAAGATCAAAGTCTAGATCACAATCTAGTTCTAGATCAAGATCAAGATCACATTCTAGGAAGAAGAGATACAG GTCTCGTTCCAGAACGTATTCCAGATCTCGTAGTAGAGATCGTATTTATTCTAGAGATTATCGTCGTGATTACAGAAACAATAGAGGAATGAGACGACCTTATGGGTATAGAGGAAGGGGTAGAGGGTATTATCAAGGAGGAGGAGGTAGATATCACCGTGGTGGCTATAGACCTGTCTGGAATAGAAGGCATTCTAGGAGCCCTAGAAGAGGTAGATCACGTTCCAGGAGTCCAAAAAGAAGATCTGTTTCTTCTCAAAGATCCCGGAGCAGATCTCGCCGGTCATACAGATCTTCTAGGTCTCCAAGATCATCATCATCTCGTTCTTCATCACCATATAGTAAATCTCCTGTATCTAAAAGACGAGGGTCTcaggaaaaacaaaccaaaaaagctgAAGGGGAACCCCAAGAAGAGAGTCCTTTGAAAACTAAATCACAGGAGGAACCAAAAGATACGTTTGAACATGATCCATCTGAATCTATTGATGAGTTTACTAAGTCAGCCACATCTGGTGATATTTGGCCTGGCCTTTCAGCTTACGATAATAGTCCCAGATCACCGCATAGTCCTTCCCCTATTGCTACACCACCTAGTCAGAGTTCATCTTGCTCAGATGCCCCCATGCTTAGTACAGCCCACTCTGCCAAAAATACcccttcccagcactcacattccATTCAGCATAGCCCGGAAAGGTCTGGGTCAGGTTCTGTTGGAAATGGGTCTAGTCGATACAGTCCTTCTCAGAATAGTCCAATTCATCACATCCCTTCACGAAGAAGCCCTGCAAAGACAATCACCCCACAAAATGCCCCAAGAGATGAGTCTAGGGGACGATCCTCATTTTACCCTGATGGAGGAGATCAGGAAACAGCAAAGActggaaagtttttaaaaag GTTCACAGATGAAGAGTCTAGAGTATTCCTGCTTGATAGGGGTAATACAAGGGATAAAGAGGCTCCAAAGGAGAAAGGATCAGAGAAAGGGAgggtagagggagaatgggaagaTCAGGAAGTTCTAGATTACTTCAGTGATAAAGATTCTGGAAAACAAAAGTTTAACGATTCTGAAGGGGAGGATACAGAGGAGACGGAGGATTATAGACAGTTTAGAAAGTCAGTCCTCGCAGATCAGGGTAAAAATTTTGCTACTGCGTCTCATCGGAATACTGAGGAGGAAGGACCCAAGTACAAGTCCAAAGTTTCACTGAAAGGCAATAGAGAAAGTGATGgatttagagaagaaaaaaattacaaactgaAAGAGACTGGATATGTAGTGGAAAGGCCTAGCACTGCAAAAGATAAGCACAAGGAAGAAGACAAAAGTTCTGAAAGAATAACAGTAAAGAAAGAAACTCAATCACCTGAGCAGGTAAAGTCTGAAAAGCTCAAAGACCTCTTTGATTACAGTCCCCCTCTCCATAAGAATCTGGATACACGAGAAAAGTCTACCTTCAGGGAGGAAAGTCCACTTAGGATCAAAATGATAGCCAGTGATTCTCATCGTCCTGAAGTTAAACTCAAAATGGCACCTGTTCCTCTGGATGATTCTAACAG ACCTGCTTCCTTAACTAAAGACAGGCTACTTGCTAGTACGCTTGTCCATTCTGTCAAGAAAGAGCAAGAATTCCGGTCCATCTTTGACCACATTAAGTTGCCTCAGGCCAGCAAAAGCACTTCAGAGTCATTTATACAACACATTGTGTCCTTGGTTCATCATGTTAAAG AGCAATACTTCAAATCAGCTGCAGTGACCCTAAATGAGCGGTTCACTTCCTATCAGAAAGCCACTGAAGAGCATAGTGCCCGGCAGAAGAGCCCAGAGATACACAG GAGAATTGACATCTCTCCAAGTGCTCTGAGGAAGCATACCCGCTTATCAGGGGAAGAGAGagtttttaaggaagaaaatcaaaag GGAGATAAAAAATTAAGGTGTGATTCTGCTGATCTTCGGCATGACATTGATCGCCGtcgaaaagaaagaagtaaagaacGGGGGGATTCCAAGGGCTCCAGGGAATCCAGTGGctcaagaaagcaagaaaaaactCCAAAAGATTACAAGGAATACAAATCTTACAAAGATGACAG CAAACATAAAAGTAGAGAACAAGATCATTCTCGatcatcatcatcttcagcaTCACCTTCTTCTCCCAGTTCTCGAGAAGAAAAGGAGAGTAAGAAGGAACGAGAAGAAGAGTTTAAAACTCACCATGAACTGAAAGAATACTCGGGATTTGCAGGAGTTAGCAGACCACGAGGAACTTTT TTTCGAAttagaggcagaggaagagccagaggagtttttgctgggacaaatactGGTCCAAACAACTCAAATACTACTTTTCAAAAGAGACCGAAGGAAGAGGAATGGGATCCAGAATATACCCCAAAGAGCAAGAAGTACTTCTTG